The nucleotide sequence CCGAAAAAGCTAGCAAGGGACCTCAAGTTGGCAATCTTGTCTTAATTGAAGAGAAAAATAAAGAAACTAGCAAAGAGCAGGATGAAGAAGAGCGGGTTGTAAAAGAAGGTTCGCCAGAAAAAGATGAACGCTCTTTAAGTACGGATCAACCAAAAGATGAAAAAGTTGTAAAAGAAGAGCAACCAGCCAAGGAAGTTCCGGCAAAAGCAGAAAAAGCAGAACAGGGACTGGTGGAAAAGAAGAAAGCTACGGTAGAAGAGGAAAGTAGTGAAGAAGTACTTGTTAAGAATGAAGGTAGTGTCGAAGAGAAAGAGGCTATAAAAGAGGAAGACCTTAAAGAAAAGTCGGTGAAAAAGGAAGAGTTGGTGGCTGAAGAAAAAGGCGAAAGTTTAGAAAAGGCTACATCTCCTTCGCAAAGTTTTTCCGATGAGCAGTATCCTTTTGACCCTGAGATGAAGCAGGTGCTTGTTATTCCTTTTGATCCTTATTTATATTTTTCTGATGCAGATGCGGAATTTGCAGAAAGGTCTAATATCTCTAGTACTAAAGTAAGGCAAGTCTTTCGAAGAAGGCTAAATGCTATGTTGAGGGCTCCAGGCTATGAAACTATTCATTTGCTGGGAGGCAGAGCTAAAGACTCTTTGAGCGATATCAATAAAATTTACTCTTCAGTAACTTATAACTATCAGGAAATTTTATATAACCCAAATTATGAAGAAGAGGAGCCAGAAGAAGGAGAGGTGAAGAAAGCTACTATTAAAGAATCTGCCAAAGCATGGTTTAGCCGTCAAAAAGAAAAGATTTCCGGAAATGCCTCAGAAGGTTCGCAAAAAGCTATCAAAGCAAAAGACAACGGTAAATATTTTGGGGTAATCGTTAAGAATCCTGAATTTTTCTCTTACTTTAATTATAAGTACAGTGTAGATTATTATGTGTTTATAAATCAATTTGAAGTAAAGACCAACTATGAGAACTGCTTAGATAGGGCTACGCAAAACTATGAAAGAGTTTTTATTACCCACTTTTCAATATTTGATGAAGAAGGAAATCAAGTTGCGGGTAATAAATTTAGAACCTATTATCATTCAAACTCTAATTATATTTATGATGTGGTAAGTGATAATGTAGAAAAAATTGCTAATAGGATTATTAAAGAGTTACCTCCTCCATAGAAATTAATTCTCTTTTATGAGAAAAAAGGAGTGTCTAAAGGACATTCCTTTTTTTGCTTTAAGCCATTTTTTGTAGAAGTTTGAAACACTTGGATATTTGCGGTGTTAAGCAGTATTGTGTAAATCTTTTATTTGTGTTAATAGTACTTTTTGTTTAGTTTGGCTTTTTATATCTATGTTTTAATGTTTTAAAAGCCTTTTGTCTCTAGTTTTTTTAATTTAAAATTTAAAATATGCAAAAACCATCTAATGCTTTTATTGCCACCTCTTGGATAGCGCTTGGAGCTGGTATGATTGGTTACTTAATCGGTCTTTACAATGCAGAAATGCCCCTTAATGAGAAAGGCTATTATTTTACTGTACTTATGTACGGTTTGTTTGCTGTGGTGTCTGTACAAAAAACTGTTAGGGACAGGCTGGAGGGAATCCCTGTGACTGACATTTACTATGGTATTAGCTGGTTCTCTACCATTTTGGCCATCTTGCTGCTTACAGTCGGTTTATGGAAAGCCGAATTGCTCCCTAGCGAAAAAGGGTTCTATGCATTCTCTTTTTTGCTGGCATTGTTTGGAGCCATTGCGGTACAAAAAAATACCCGGGACAGTCAACAGCTATCTAAGAGAGATCGGGGTGATTTTAAGTCGCCTCATAAACCGGAAATTATAGATTCTGATGTCAAGTAAACTTTTTTTGTCTTACTGTGGTTAATATTATAGAAGGCCACATTAAAGAGCTGTTGGATTGAAGGAAAATGGAAAGTTTGTGGCAATGATGGGACGGATAAAGTGTGGAGAATTAGTTTAGGATCAATTCCAGACCAGTAAGTCTGGATAAAATAAAGCAGGCCCGTAAGCCTGCTTTTTCTATTTGTGCTTTTATTTTTGGAGAATAGTGGTT is from Cytophagaceae bacterium ABcell3 and encodes:
- the yiaA gene encoding inner membrane protein YiaA, coding for MQKPSNAFIATSWIALGAGMIGYLIGLYNAEMPLNEKGYYFTVLMYGLFAVVSVQKTVRDRLEGIPVTDIYYGISWFSTILAILLLTVGLWKAELLPSEKGFYAFSFLLALFGAIAVQKNTRDSQQLSKRDRGDFKSPHKPEIIDSDVK
- a CDS encoding LysM peptidoglycan-binding domain-containing protein; this translates as MRKITVFLLLVFASIFNAQAFDCAEDSIGVSKVEGKVHIRYRVMPGETIYGLSTKYGVQISDLMEINPELVDGLKVGQEILIPYNPDLAKKNKEDKDKIYHVVEKGETLYSLSRKYDVPVGDLMKLNSVDLKVGQKIVVGYKKKDDKGETLAKASEEQNEEVTEKQIKDVKEKDDKKVEVKGEEVVREKNKESGEKVEEDDEKVTHAEKASKGPQVGNLVLIEEKNKETSKEQDEEERVVKEGSPEKDERSLSTDQPKDEKVVKEEQPAKEVPAKAEKAEQGLVEKKKATVEEESSEEVLVKNEGSVEEKEAIKEEDLKEKSVKKEELVAEEKGESLEKATSPSQSFSDEQYPFDPEMKQVLVIPFDPYLYFSDADAEFAERSNISSTKVRQVFRRRLNAMLRAPGYETIHLLGGRAKDSLSDINKIYSSVTYNYQEILYNPNYEEEEPEEGEVKKATIKESAKAWFSRQKEKISGNASEGSQKAIKAKDNGKYFGVIVKNPEFFSYFNYKYSVDYYVFINQFEVKTNYENCLDRATQNYERVFITHFSIFDEEGNQVAGNKFRTYYHSNSNYIYDVVSDNVEKIANRIIKELPPP